The window ATTAAATTTCATATCTGCTAATTTGAAACGATTATACGTCCCATAAGGTGCATTAATTACCCCACTTAATGATTGAATTGCTTTTTCCACTTCAGGATGTAATGCATGATTTTTTTCATCTATAACATCTTCTATATATAATTTATTGTCCTCGCTAAGTTTAATTGCATCATTTAATGTTTCAACTGAATTTTCTTTTAATTCAATTGAAACGAATGTTAAATTTTTGGAAATTTCTTGGAATGCTAATCCAGTTCTTCCAACACGCATTTGATTGACTTCATCTGTAGATTCACCACTTGCTTGTAGTGAACTAAACGCATTAATACGTACTAACTTTCCTTGAATATCCTTGAGTTCATCAATCGCTTGATTGATAGTTTCTGGATTTTTTAATTTGCCTTGGTGTTTTTCTTTAAAAATTAAAACTTGTTGTTTTAAATCAATAAGTGCTTGATTGAATGATTCTTCATTTTTAAAGATTGTGTAAACGTCCCAAGTATACTTAACGTCTACCTCACTTCTTTTTGGTAATTGTTTCTTCATAATGTACTCCTTTTTTCTCTTTCTACCATTGTATCACAAAGACATTTAAATAAAAGAAAAAGCTAAATAACATTAGCTTTTTAAAGTCTCTATAAAACCTTCCTTGATAAGTTCTAAGAAGACATCAACAATCCGTGGGTCAAACTGTGTTCCACTGCATCGTTTAACTTCCAAAATTGCATCATCTATACTCATCGGTTCACGATATGAACGGTTTGAAGTCATTGCATCAAATGAATCTGCTAGATTAATAATTCTTGCACGAATTGGAATATTTTCGCCACTTAATCCTTGAGGATACCCCTTACCATCGTAACGTTCATGATGACAAAGAATGTCATATGCAATTTCTTGATATTCTGGTGAACTTGAAATGATTCTGTATCCTATTTCTGGATGTCGTTTAATTTGTATCCATTCTTCATCAGTTAATTTACCTGGTTTATTTAAAATACCTTCATCAATTGCAATCTTTCCAATATCATGTAAGGATGAAATAACTTTTAACAGCTTTAACTCATATGAATTCATTTTTAACTTCTTACCAATTTCAACACATATTACAGATACTCTTTCAGAATGAATCTCCACATTAGGATTTTTTTCATATAAACTTTGTAGAATTGTCTCAATGAACTTTGAACGATAAGATGTTGTTTCAAATAATTTTTGTTTGTACATTTGTTCTTCTGATTGTCTAATTGCAACATCAATTGAAGTATTTTTATCAGCTGTTGCTATACCATAAGAAACAGATAATCTTAACATTGAATTATTACGTTTTTCTAATCGATAATTTACCTCTTCCATCAATTTAGTAACATATACTTTATCTTTACTTGGAACGATGATGCTAAATTCATCCCCTCCCATTCTAAAGATATAACCTTCTCTATCAAAAATATCTTTTAAAATGTCCGCAAACATCTTTAATCCTAAATCCCCTTTAGCATGTCCAAAGGCATCATTAATAACTTTTAATCCATTCACGTCACAAGTAACAAATGTAACTTTCTCATAAATTTGTAGTTCATCTTTTTTCATCATGAAATGTCTACGATTACTTAATCCCGTTAATGCATCTTGATAACTTTGTTGAATAATTGTTTGTTCATAAGTCTTTTGTTCGGTAACATCTTTAGCAAAACATGTAACACCAATCACATGATTTTTATCAACAAGCGGGGTGAATGTATATTCATAATAATGATCTCCCATATTAAGCACTTTAATACTTGAAAAACCTAATAAAGTTCTATTAATTTTGTCCTTCATCACTTCTTGTATATATGGATCTTTAATTGCTTCGATAAAATTCGAATTTTTCCCAACCTCTAAACTGTTATATTTACGCATTTGTTTAAGATGAAATGCATTATATGTTAAATAATTATAATTCTTATCTACTGTAAAAATCTCTATGGTTTCAGTAGAATCTATTGATTTTTTTAGCAATGTTTTTTGATTGTTAATATACTCATTCATTAATCGTTTATCACGTTGACGAACAACAATAATTGACAAGATGAGTGTTACTAGTGGATAAGCAGCAATATAAGCTACTAAAATTGGACCAAAAATATTGGTTGCATTTGGTAAAGATGCAAACAACAACATTGTTAATACTTGAGATAATAGTCCCATAAGATAATAATCAAGATATATGTTTCTAAACTTCAATTTTTGTCTAATCGTATTCCAAGATAAACCCACTAGTGCATTCATAATAATTGCAATAACGCCTAAAAAGACACCTTCACCACCAATAATCATTCGATAAGTAATTCCGATTATGGATGATATGATTGTAGGAATAAGCCCAAAGAAATGACCAACAATAACATATAAAACTGTTCTTGTATCAATAAAAAGACCTTCTGAAAATTTAAAAGGCTGAACCATAATCAATACTGAAGCTAAACCAATAACGATACCGGCAAATATATGTTATTTTTTACTTTTAGCATTTACATCATAATTACTCGCTGTATAAAAGAATACAAGCGACAACATAATGAAAGCATTGTTAATTAGTGCTATTAAAATGCCAGAGATATTTTCAAAATTCATCTTTTGCATCTCCTCTCAAATAAATTGTAACATTTTTTTATTTTCGAACGACATTTGATACCTTCATAGAACTAATTTAGCAATATAACTAACAAGATATTCCCCTGACTATAATGTCTTAATTTATATTAGAATATAGAAACGTTTCCCTATTTTTAGTCGACAACATTAAAAATAAAGTATATAATATAGTTGTAAACACGATTAAAAAAACTAAATCACGATTTAAATTGCTATTCTTTTTCAAAATATTCACTAAATAACAATGTTAATTTAAAAAAATGCGAGAAAATCGTATTATTTTTACTTTCGATACACTTGTAAAACAATTAAATACATTTATGTAAAAGGAGAAAATCGATAATGTAAAATGTCCTTATAAAGACATTCATGTCAGTCTTTTCCCTTTACAATATAGCCGATTTTGTTATATCATTTAGACACTTGGCTATATTTTGCAAGGATTAATAGGGATAATTGGGAAATATTTGGCCGATATTGTCGGCAGTTATTATAGGATGGGTGGTACTAGTGGGAGACACTATAAAAAATTTAGTAAAATTTATTGAAGAAAACATTCTCGAAGATCTCAGCATAAAGAATTTAGAATCAAACTTCAATTATAGCGAGAGACATATTCGCAGGGTTTTCAAAAACCAAACAAATGTATCTATACATCCGTATATCACACAAAGAAAGATGACTTATGCACTCTTTGACTTGAAAACAAATATAGAATCTGTCAAAGACCTATATTTAAAATACGGATATAATAGTCATGATTCTTTCTCAAGAGCTTTTAAGAGAACATTCAATGTTTCTCCTAAAAATTATCAAAAGATAAATACAACAATCACACTAAAAGAAATCACACCTCACGCTTTAGCACCTTTGATTGAATTCCAAAATGAAGATCACAGTTTGTATAAATTTGAACATCTCTATTGGGAGGAAAACAAAAACAAAAATAAACTAACACCAATCATATTGGATATAGATAACTATGGTAGTTCATCTATCGAAAAAGTTATTCAATATGGTTTTAGTCCATTAAATATTTATAAGCTATCAGCAAACGATATTGGACGAATCGAATTAAATAAATACATTGACACGATAGTGACTAAGCGCAACATAAATCAAAATACAAATATTATGTTTATTGTATATGCTGATTCAGTTACTGATTGTGTTAAGTTATTAATTGATACGATTATTAATAAAAATCAAATGTTATTAATCGTTAACGAATCAAACAAAGAACTGGCTGACATCGATCGATTACTCTATCATTTAACAGTTTCTTTCAATCGATCAACTGTTATTAAGTTAGAACAACTCAAAAAAGTCTTTTACCCAACCCCCACTTTCGTAAAAGCTTATACATTCGATTCTTATGCGTCAATCTTTGATACAAACTTTATTAATGAAATCGGTAGATTCGAGCACATTGTTGCTTCAATCGCTTGTAACCATATTATTGATGTAAATTTACTTGCTAGCATTATCAATCATATCAATGATAAAAATAAAGTCAAGATTACAGTTATCCCTTCATACAGTAAGATACAAGAAAAACCATTTGAAATCATGATTTACGCAAAATAACACCCTTTGGGTGTTTTTTTTTACAAAAAAAAGAAGTCACTTTAGACTTCTTAATCTTTTTTTATATGGTGTATAAATAGTTCTGCAGTTCTTTCATTGGTTGCAAGTGGTGTATTATACACATCACATAACCTTAATAATGCACTAACATCAGGTTCATGTGGCTGAGCTGTTAATGGATCTCTAAAAAAGATAATCAAATCAAGTTGTTGATTTGCAACCATAGCGCCTAATTCTTGATCGCCACCTAGTGGTCCAGACTTCTTTAAACTAATTGTTAAATTAGTATTTTCCATGATTTTAGTACCTGTTGTTCCTGTTGCAAACAGTGTATGTTTTTTAAAGTATGATTCATTCTTAACAACGAAGTCTATCATTTTTTCTTTCTTCTTGTCATGTGCTATAAGTGCTATATTCATCGTTTTCTCCTATTTTATGTCTTTTCTAAGTACTGCAAATGATTGAACAATTTTAAATCCTGCGTCTAAATATATATTACGAGCTGAGTTTTCATGCCCAGTGAATAACGTCATATACTCTGCTCCATTTAGTCTTGATTGATAGATGAGTTCTGCAAATAACGACTTACCTAGTCCTCTACCTTGACATTTTGGATGTACTCCAATTCCTGCAAAGTAACCTCGTTTAGATTCCTCTGTATAAAGTGGACCGGTCCACCCTAAAATCTTACGATCCTTTACAATAACAAGCATCGGATTAGGTTTATGCTTATTTAAATTATTTATTACCACCTGATGCCAGTTAGGATTATTTAAGGCAGTAAACAAATCATCAAATCCATCATGTTGTTCTTTATCATAAAACGTAATTATGTAACCATCAGTTTCATTTTTCAAGTTATTAGCTAATATTTTTTTTGGTTTTTCATATTGCCTAATATCTTGATAAAATGCATCTTGTTGTTGTCCATTGTTAATAAATCCATTATTAATCAAAAATAAATAAAATGGCGAATTAAATGCTACTGCTGGCGCTCCAGGATGATATGCTTTTTTATTTGGAATTAACCATTCTAAATTGACTGGGCTCATAAAAAGTTGTCTAATATAATTTTTATTTGCTATGACTTTTAATCTATTTTCCAGTTCTAATAATATTTTTGTACCAATACCTTGTCTTTGGTACTTTTCTTTAACAACAATCATTGTAATAAAACCTGGTGTTTCATCAGATTTATCTTTATACATTGCGTGTCCAAATCCTATTAATTCATCATCATTTACAAATAATATGAATAGATTATTGTCATAAAAGGGATTCATTAAAAACTTGTTTGTGAATGACTCTTTTGTAAATGAATTGTATATTGTTTTCTTATACACATCTTGATTCCAAATTTCTATAATTTGATCAAGATACTTTTTTTCAAAATTTATGAACATAACCTTTTCCCTTTTTATTTTTTTAGTATATGTTTGTTGTAACGTTTATAGAAATTTTTATATGTTATTTTTTCAATGTCTTCATCATTAAATTCATTTTCTTTTAATGCATTAATTAAAACATGCGCTTTTGTAACATTAGGTATTTCGTTTAAGTTTGAAATCACATTTGGATTAAAGTAATCCATAAAGTCAAAACCTAAACATACATTATCAATTCCCATGATTTTAACTACATATTTAATATGTTCTATGAATTTATCTAGATTTCTATCTTTAATATCTTCAGCAATAAATTTTGGCACATTGGTTAGTCCAACAAGTGCATCTTTTTCTTTTAATAACTTTAACTGATCATCCGTTAAATTTCTCGGATGATTGCATAAATTTCTAACATTACTATGAGATACAACTAGATTTTTACTTGTGTAATTCACTACTTCGTAAAAAGATTTATCACTAAGGTGTGAAAGATCAATAATCATATCATGCTCAATCATAAAGTCTAAGACTTCAAAACCTGCTTTAGTTAACCCTCGGTCCGGATTACCAAACACTCCAGTTGCATATTTATTTTCTTCATTCCATGTTAACATTGCATGTCTAACACCTAAGTTATAGAGCATTTTAAATTCATTTAAATCTTTTAAGTTTCTTAATCCTTCTAAACCTAAAATCACCTTAAAGTCTTTAATAAGTTTAAAGTCAATATGATTTAAAGCAGATTGGTATGCATCCAAAAGATCAAAGTCATTTGGACTATACAATGTCCAAACAGCAGCTTTGACTATACTTTGATTGTATTGATTAGCATGTATATCCTCAAAACGGGTTAAATTGCCCTCTTTTACATGTGTATAAATATCATAAATAACATCAGTATGAATATCGAAAATTTTATGTTCCATAAGTTTATCCTCTTGAATTGTATATACATTTATGATAGCATTTTATTCAGATTAATACCATGATGTTTTTATAACTTTATATAAAAAAAGATGACTCTGTAAGTCATCTTTATTGTAAAACTATAAGGCGCAGGCAACTGGTTCGTCTGATTTTACTAAAATATCAGTCTTATCCTTATTTTTTTCAAACCATGCAACTGCATAAGGACAAGTCGCAATTGTTTTGATGCCTTCTTTTTTAAAATGGTCATATAATGCAAGCATTGCTTTACCTGCGATACCTTGACCTCTAAGTGATTCATCTACGAATACTTTTCTAATGTTTCTTACATTATCCTTAAATAATGGATAGCTAATAAAAGCTATTTTTTGACCATCATTATCAAGTAAGTACATTTCATCTTCTTTAAATGTAAACATATTTACACCTCGCTATGAATTTCTGTTTCCTTACTATTATTATACACCGACAAGTCAATTTCGTTTTCAGATTTAGCAACGATTGTCGCAACTACACCTGCACCAGTGACATTAATCATTGTACGACCCATATCAACTAATGCATCTACAGCTACTACTAATGCAATACCTTCAATTGGTAAACCAAGTGCTGATAAAGTGACTGTTGCAGCAATGGTTGCAATTCCTGGAACACCAGCAATACCGATACTTGCAATTGTTGTAGTTAAAACTAATACTAATACTTGTACAAATGTAAATTGAATACCATATGCATTTGCAGTCATTACTGCAACCACAGCTGGGAAAATACCTCCACATGCATTCATTCCTACATTTGCACCAATTGGTGCTACAAAATCAACTACTGTATCTGTAATCCCTGCTTTTTCTTTTAATACACGGCTTGTTACAGGTAATGTACCATAACTGCTTTGTGTAGTAAATGCAACTGCCATTGCCTCACCAAAATTCTTTAAGAATTGTTTTGGACTCAATTTGTGTGTTGTAATTAATCCCATTTGAACAACGATAAAGTGGAATGTCATTGCACCATAAATCACTAAAATATAAATCAATAAGTCTTTTAATACAGAGACTTCATTTCTTGCAACCGCAAATGCCATAAATGTAAATACAGCATATGGCGTTAATTTCATTACCATTTTTGTGATACGAATCATAATTCTATTGAATGATTCATTAAAGTCTAAGAATGGTTTAACTCTTTCAGGATGCTTTTTAGATTCTCCTAAAATCGCAATTGCTACAAATAAACCAAATACAACGACTGGAATGACAGCTGTACCAGTTAAAGCTTGAACGATATTATTTGGGAAGAACCCTAAGATAACATCTTCAATCATTGTAATTTCTCTTGGTGTATAAGGTACTTCGGTTGGCATACCTTTACCTAAACCAAATAAAGTTGCAAACCCAAATCCGATTAAAGTTGCAATTGCTGTTGTTGATAATAACCAGAATAATGACTTAAAGCCAATTCTTTTTAGCTTAGTCATATCATTAATTGATGTGAAGCTCTTAATCACTGATGTTAATACTAAAGGTATGACAATCATTTGAATTAACTTCAAATATAATTGTCCAATCGGTCTTATTGTTTCAACAATTGTAATTTCTTTACTATCAACTATGGTTTTAGTTGATCCAAAAATTAACCCAACTAATACCCCTAATGCCATACCAGTTAAAACTTTAAATCCAAATTTAACTTTTTTCTTTGATAAAAACATTAATAATGCGATAACTAAAATTGTCACTACATATAGTAAACCTTTTTGAACGCTATCTATTTTATAATTTTCAAACATATGTTTCTTCCTTTTCTTCTACAATCATATATAACCATGATATCACTAAGTAATTTATAAAAAATTAACTTTGCATCACAGACAACACTTTTACAAAATTTAGAAAAAAAGAATAGTCTTTAAACTACTCTTTGATTTTTGCTTTCATTAATTTATATGATTCTTCAACTGCAAATCTAATCTTTGTTATCACATTTTTAGCATTTTTAGGATAACAATAATATGTATCATTTAAAGTAGAGATAACAACTGCATCTGCTTTTTGTTTATCAGAACGCATATGATAATTAAATTCAATGTGAATTGAATATAAAGACTTAGCCTCACGGAAAACATTTAATTCACCTTCTAAATCAGTACCAATTAATTTAATGCCGTTAATAGTTTGTTCCAACTTACCATCAGGTAGTTTT of the Acholeplasma hippikon genome contains:
- a CDS encoding helix-turn-helix transcriptional regulator; amino-acid sequence: MGDTIKNLVKFIEENILEDLSIKNLESNFNYSERHIRRVFKNQTNVSIHPYITQRKMTYALFDLKTNIESVKDLYLKYGYNSHDSFSRAFKRTFNVSPKNYQKINTTITLKEITPHALAPLIEFQNEDHSLYKFEHLYWEENKNKNKLTPIILDIDNYGSSSIEKVIQYGFSPLNIYKLSANDIGRIELNKYIDTIVTKRNINQNTNIMFIVYADSVTDCVKLLIDTIINKNQMLLIVNESNKELADIDRLLYHLTVSFNRSTVIKLEQLKKVFYPTPTFVKAYTFDSYASIFDTNFINEIGRFEHIVASIACNHIIDVNLLASIINHINDKNKVKITVIPSYSKIQEKPFEIMIYAK
- a CDS encoding dicarboxylate/amino acid:cation symporter, producing MFENYKIDSVQKGLLYVVTILVIALLMFLSKKKVKFGFKVLTGMALGVLVGLIFGSTKTIVDSKEITIVETIRPIGQLYLKLIQMIVIPLVLTSVIKSFTSINDMTKLKRIGFKSLFWLLSTTAIATLIGFGFATLFGLGKGMPTEVPYTPREITMIEDVILGFFPNNIVQALTGTAVIPVVVFGLFVAIAILGESKKHPERVKPFLDFNESFNRIMIRITKMVMKLTPYAVFTFMAFAVARNEVSVLKDLLIYILVIYGAMTFHFIVVQMGLITTHKLSPKQFLKNFGEAMAVAFTTQSSYGTLPVTSRVLKEKAGITDTVVDFVAPIGANVGMNACGGIFPAVVAVMTANAYGIQFTFVQVLVLVLTTTIASIGIAGVPGIATIAATVTLSALGLPIEGIALVVAVDALVDMGRTMINVTGAGVVATIVAKSENEIDLSVYNNSKETEIHSEV
- a CDS encoding GNAT family N-acetyltransferase, with translation MFINFEKKYLDQIIEIWNQDVYKKTIYNSFTKESFTNKFLMNPFYDNNLFILFVNDDELIGFGHAMYKDKSDETPGFITMIVVKEKYQRQGIGTKILLELENRLKVIANKNYIRQLFMSPVNLEWLIPNKKAYHPGAPAVAFNSPFYLFLINNGFINNGQQQDAFYQDIRQYEKPKKILANNLKNETDGYIITFYDKEQHDGFDDLFTALNNPNWHQVVINNLNKHKPNPMLVIVKDRKILGWTGPLYTEESKRGYFAGIGVHPKCQGRGLGKSLFAELIYQSRLNGAEYMTLFTGHENSARNIYLDAGFKIVQSFAVLRKDIK
- a CDS encoding GNAT family N-acetyltransferase encodes the protein MFTFKEDEMYLLDNDGQKIAFISYPLFKDNVRNIRKVFVDESLRGQGIAGKAMLALYDHFKKEGIKTIATCPYAVAWFEKNKDKTDILVKSDEPVACAL
- a CDS encoding methylglyoxal synthase; its protein translation is MNIALIAHDKKKEKMIDFVVKNESYFKKHTLFATGTTGTKIMENTNLTISLKKSGPLGGDQELGAMVANQQLDLIIFFRDPLTAQPHEPDVSALLRLCDVYNTPLATNERTAELFIHHIKKD
- a CDS encoding HD domain-containing phosphohydrolase, yielding MFAGIVIGLASVLIMVQPFKFSEGLFIDTRTVLYVIVGHFFGLIPTIISSIIGITYRMIIGGEGVFLGVIAIIMNALVGLSWNTIRQKLKFRNIYLDYYLMGLLSQVLTMLLFASLPNATNIFGPILVAYIAAYPLVTLILSIIVVRQRDKRLMNEYINNQKTLLKKSIDSTETIEIFTVDKNYNYLTYNAFHLKQMRKYNSLEVGKNSNFIEAIKDPYIQEVMKDKINRTLLGFSSIKVLNMGDHYYEYTFTPLVDKNHVIGVTCFAKDVTEQKTYEQTIIQQSYQDALTGLSNRRHFMMKKDELQIYEKVTFVTCDVNGLKVINDAFGHAKGDLGLKMFADILKDIFDREGYIFRMGGDEFSIIVPSKDKVYVTKLMEEVNYRLEKRNNSMLRLSVSYGIATADKNTSIDVAIRQSEEQMYKQKLFETTSYRSKFIETILQSLYEKNPNVEIHSERVSVICVEIGKKLKMNSYELKLLKVISSLHDIGKIAIDEGILNKPGKLTDEEWIQIKRHPEIGYRIISSSPEYQEIAYDILCHHERYDGKGYPQGLSGENIPIRARIINLADSFDAMTSNRSYREPMSIDDAILEVKRCSGTQFDPRIVDVFLELIKEGFIETLKS
- a CDS encoding dipeptidase — encoded protein: MEHKIFDIHTDVIYDIYTHVKEGNLTRFEDIHANQYNQSIVKAAVWTLYSPNDFDLLDAYQSALNHIDFKLIKDFKVILGLEGLRNLKDLNEFKMLYNLGVRHAMLTWNEENKYATGVFGNPDRGLTKAGFEVLDFMIEHDMIIDLSHLSDKSFYEVVNYTSKNLVVSHSNVRNLCNHPRNLTDDQLKLLKEKDALVGLTNVPKFIAEDIKDRNLDKFIEHIKYVVKIMGIDNVCLGFDFMDYFNPNVISNLNEIPNVTKAHVLINALKENEFNDEDIEKITYKNFYKRYNKHILKK